In the Magnolia sinica isolate HGM2019 chromosome 15, MsV1, whole genome shotgun sequence genome, one interval contains:
- the LOC131227864 gene encoding uncharacterized protein LOC131227864 isoform X2, with the protein MGPAHCYPWKTLIHSFSKEPWILLNTSPRMEIRRRRQGQKRNFHRRHLRQNQRPPRGQISGTSRLQNTLRPLKDISGINSQEEVVSKTQSFDR; encoded by the exons ATGGGCCCAGCCCACTGTTACCCCTGGAAAACCTTAATTCACTCCTTCAGCAAAGAGCCATGGATTCTACTAAACACCAGTCCCAGGATGGAGATAAGAAGGAGAAGGCAAGGGCAAAAGCGTAATTTTCATCGAAGGCACCTG CGTCAGAATCAGAGGCCTCCAAGAGGGCAGATCAGTGGGACCAGCCGGTTACAGAATACATTGAGGCCGCTGAAGGATATCTCGGGTATCAACAGCCAG GAAGAAGTCGTTAGCAAGACCCAATCATTTGACAGATGA
- the LOC131227864 gene encoding uncharacterized protein LOC131227864 isoform X1, with amino-acid sequence MGPAHCYPWKTLIHSFSKEPWILLNTSPRMEIRRRRQGQKRNFHRRHLRQNQRPPRGQISGTSRLQNTLRPLKDISGINSQVRCTDSQMLGMVTKEKKSLARPNHLTDES; translated from the exons ATGGGCCCAGCCCACTGTTACCCCTGGAAAACCTTAATTCACTCCTTCAGCAAAGAGCCATGGATTCTACTAAACACCAGTCCCAGGATGGAGATAAGAAGGAGAAGGCAAGGGCAAAAGCGTAATTTTCATCGAAGGCACCTG CGTCAGAATCAGAGGCCTCCAAGAGGGCAGATCAGTGGGACCAGCCGGTTACAGAATACATTGAGGCCGCTGAAGGATATCTCGGGTATCAACAGCCAGGTTCGGTGTACCGATTCACAGATGCTGGGAATGGTGACAAAAGA GAAGAAGTCGTTAGCAAGACCCAATCATTTGACAGATGAAAGCTGA